One Candidatus Thioglobus autotrophicus genomic window, ATATTTGGCTGACCTAGGTATGACACAGCTTAGAATTGCCGAAACCGAAAAATACGCGCATGTTACCTTCTTTTTAAACGGCGGCATAGAGCGACCATTTAATGGCGAAGACCGTGTCTTGATCCCTTCTCCTGAAGTGGCAACTTACGATCTGAAACCAGAAATGAGTGCCTTTGAGCTAACCGATGAGCTGGTTGAAAATATTGAAAGTCAAAAATATAATTTAATTATCTGCAACTTTGCCAATACTGACATGGTTGGACACTCTGGAAAGCTTGATGCGGCTATCAAATCTGTGGAGGCGGTGGACGCCTGCCTAGGTATTATTTATCAAGCCATTAAAACCATTAATGGCGAAATGTTAATTACAGCAGATCATGGCAATGTGGAGCAAATGGTCAATCCAAAAACTCAAGAGGTGCATACTGCCCATACAAACAATCCTGTTCCGTTAGTTTTTGTCAGCCCTAGAAAAGCGACAATAGCCGAGCCTTGCCAAGGCGCTTTGTCAGATATTGCGCCTACTTTACTCGCTATGATGGATGTTGATAAGCCTAGCGAAATGACTGGCGAAAGCTTGCTAACTTTTAAGTAAAATATACGACATATTATTAAAATAATTTAGGAGAAAAACATGAAACAAGAAAATTTTATTGCACCCTCGATTCTAGCGGCAGACTTTGCCAGACTAGGTGAAGAAGTTGACAATGTACTGCGTGATGGTGCTGATATTGTTCACTTTGATGTCATGGACAACCACTACGTACCAAACTTAACAATTGGTCCATTGGTGTGTGAAGCGCTTAGAAACCATGGTGTGACTGCGCCGATTGATGTTCACTTAATGGTTAAGCCAGTTGATAGATTGATTCCTGATTTTGTCGCAGCCGGCGCCTCTTACATCACCTTTCATCCTGAAGCGTCTGAACATATTGACAGAACCCTGGGCATGATTCAAGAAAGTGGCTGTAAAGCAGGTTTAGTATTCAACCCAGCAACACCACTACATGTCTTAGAAAATGTGATGGATAAACTAGATATGATTTTACTGATGTCTGTAAACCCAGGCTTTGGCGGACAGTCTTTTATTCCTCATACACTAGAAAAATGTCGCCAAGTGCGCAAACTCATCGATGCAAGTGGCAAAGACATTCGCTTAGAAATTGATGGCGGTGTTAAGGTTGATAACATTCGTGAAGTCGCAGAAGCTGGCGCAGATACGTTTGTAGCTGGATCAGCTATCTTTAATACAGATGATTACAAGGTGACAATTGATGCCATGCGTGCAGAGCTTGCCAAGGCAAAATAGTCAATGCTTGTTAGCGTCTAAGTGCTTGATACATCAGTGCTAATTCGGTATAATTACTTTTTTTAAGATTTTACTTGGGCATTATAAGTTCTAAGAAAAAATCTAAAGTTGAGTTAGGCGCTTGTAAATCAAGCGCCTAACTCGTTTTAATGTATCACACAGCTCGACATAGTAATCAGGGTGCTCTCAAAAAATAGGGTTGATTATTAGAAGCTGTGGAAGGGAGTGTTATAAAAAAACACTCTACCAACCCCCCGGAGAAATAAAAATGGCAAAAACGTCAATGAAAAAAATGCTTGAAGCAGGTGTTCACTTTGGTCACCGCTCACGCTTCTGGCATCCAAAAATGGATCAATACATCTACGGTACTCGTAATGGTGTTCATATCATCAACCTAGAAAAAACCTTACCAATGTTTAATGATGTGCTTAACTTTGCATCAAAAACAGCGGCGGCTGGCGGATCAATTCTATTTGTGGGTACCAAGCGTGCTGCAAGCGACATCATGAAAGAAGAAGCAATGCGTTGTGGAATGCCTTATGTTAATCATCGCTGGTTAGGTGGCATGATGACAAACTACAAAACTATTAAAGCATCTATTAAGCGCTTAAAAGATCTTGAATTTTTAGCAGAAGAAAACTTCTCACAATTTGGCAAGAAAGAAGCGTTAATGATGACTCGTGAAATGGACAAATTAGAGCGTAGCCTTGGTGGCATTAAAGACCTTGGCGGCATTCCTGATGTTGTATTTATCATCGATATTGGTCATGAAAAAAATGCGATTGCAGAATCTAAAAAATTAGGCCTTCCAATTATTGGTATCGTAGACACAAACCATAATCCAGAAGGTATTGATTACGTTGTGCCTGGCAACGATGACTCTATCAGAGCCATTGGTTACTACGCACGAGAAATTGCTAATGCAGTACTAGAAGCAAAAGCTGCTGCGGGTACGCACACTAAAACTGCTGTTAAAAAGAAAGCGCCAGCTAAAAAAGTAGAAGCGCCAGCTGCAACTGAGACAAAAGCTAAAGTAGAGAAAAAAGTAGAAGCTAAAGTAGAGGCGCCAAAAGTTGAAGCAGCTAAAACTGATCTGAATGGCATGCTAAAAGCAGAACTAGTAGCACTTGCTAAAGAAAAAGGTGTTGAAATCGCTAGCAAGGATACCAAAGCAGACATTATTGCAAAGCTTGGTTAATTCATAAACTATTGTCTCTTCACCATCGGTGTAGAGACATGATATATAGGAGATAATTATGGCAATTACAGCTGCCTTAGTTAAAGATCTAAGAGAAAGAACTGGTGCAGGCATGATGGACTGCAAAAAAGCCTTGAATGAAACTAATGGCGACATGGAGGCTGCAATCGATTTAATGCGTACATCTGGTGCAGCAAAAGCTGCCAAGAAATCAGGACGTGTTGCTGCTGAAGGCCTTGTTAAAGTAAATATCAGCGATGACAAAAAAACGGCAACTATTTTAGAAGTAAACTCAGAAACTGACTTTGTTACTAAAGGTGATGATTTTATCGGCTTTGTTGATACATTAGGTGCATTAGCACTCAAAACAACGCCTGCTAATATTGAAGAGTTTATGACTCAGACATTAGAAAACGGCGATTCTCTTGAGAAATCTCGTGAAGATATTGTTGCTAAAGTTGGTGAAAATGTTTCAATCAGACGCGTTGAAACCATTACGGTTGACTCAGGTGTCATTGGTGCCTACAAGCACGGCGAGCGTATTGCGGTCTTATCAGTCTTAGAAGGTGGTGATGAAGCACTGGCGAAGGACGTTGCTATGCATGTAGCAGCAACACGCCCTGAGTGTGTGTCAGAAGATCAGCTTGACCCTGAATTACTGGAAAGAGAAAAGGCTATTTTTGTTGAACAAGCCCGCGAATCTGGCAAGCCAGACAACATCATTGAAAAGATGATTGGCGGCCGCATGAAGAAGTTTGTTAACGAAGTAACTCTTTATGGACAAGCATTCGTTAAAGATCCAGACACAACGGTTGGTGCGCTTGCAAAAGCAAACAATGCTAAAGTCATCTCATTTGTCCGCTATGAAGTTGGCGAAGGTATTGAGAAGAAAGAAGAAAACTTTGCAGATGAAGTAGCCGCTCAAATGAAAGGTTAATACCCAACATTTAGTGATTAAAAGGCGCCTTTGGCGCCTTTTTTATTGCTTCAAATAAGGCGCAATTTTTCATCCAAACATTGGCTAGTATTGCACGCTTGCACAATCAGCTCTTGATGATACTGGCGCCTAATCAATCTTTGTAATTGCGCCAGCTCTTCATCACTCATCAAACTCGGGTGCCTGGTAATACGCAATTGCTGATCAACACCCGACTCTAATAACAGCTCCAAAGATTGCCAAGCCCTCTGCGCTGAGTGTGGCGTTTGTGTTACAAGGTCATAATGCAAAGGCAGGTGCTTGATATCAAAACCCACCCAATCAACCAACGGCAAGCAACGCCTAAGGCGTTGTGGGTAAGCGCCTCCTGTATGTAGGCCCACCTTAAACCCTAATTCCTTAACTTGCGTTATCGCCTGCAATAAGTCGCTTTGCAAGCAAGGCTCTCCACCACTAAATACAACCGCATCCAGTAGCCCTTGCCTTGCCTTGATAAATTTAAGAATATCATCCCAGTCAAATGCTGTGGGTTTGTTGGCAGCAATTAAATCATGATTATGGCAATATCCACATCGCCAAGGGCAGCCCTGTGTAAACACAACACAAGACAAATTATCTGGATAATCAATCGTTGTTAACGGCTCAAAGCCACCAACATGGATAGCCATACTATCTGTCTGCCGACTCTTTAAAGTTGACGCGCTCCGCATGCTCAGATTGCTTGCCCGGGTTAAAACTAGTCACCGGCCGGTGATAGCCCATAACCCGCGTCCACACTTCGCACACTTGTCTTTCACTATTGGTTAACAACACTTCTTGCTCTTTCATGGTTTTCTCCTTGGTTTTTTAATTTTTTATTGGCCAATAGTGTTTCATCACACTTTGGGCAGTATTCGTGTTCACCGCTCAGGTAGCCGTGTTTAGGGCAAATCGAAAAAGTTGGGGTAATGGTAATATAAGGAAGTCGAAAATTCATTAATGAGCGCTTCACCATTTTCATGCAGGCTTCGCCACTACTAATTCTTTCACCCATATATAAGTGCAGCACGGTACCACCGGTATATTTTCCCTGCAGTTCGTCTTGTTTTTCTAATGCCTCAAAAGGGTCTGAGGTATAGCCAACTGGCAGTTGGGATGAGTTAGTGTAATAAGGCTTATCGGCCTCACCCGCCTGTAGAATATCCGGGTAACGCTTCTGATCTTCTTTGGCAAAACGGTATGTTGTACCTTCTGCTGGTGTCGCTTCTAAGTTAAACATATGTCCTGTTTGCTCTTGAAACTCAACCATACGCATACGAATATGGTCTAAAAATTCAACAGCCATTGGATAGCCTCCCGCAGAAGTAATATCCTCTTGGTCGTTGCTAAAATTACGGATCATCTCATTAATACCATTAACGCCAATGGTTGAGAAATGATTTCTTAATGTTCCTAGATATCTTTTGGTATAAGGAAATAAGCCGTTATCCATCAATTTCTGCACCACTTTTCGTTTAACTTCCAAAGAGTCCTTGGCCATAAGCAACAATTTATCCAGCTGCTCATATAAGCCTTTTGTATTATTCTTATAAAGATAGCCCAAGCGTGCGCAATTAATGGTCACCACACCCAAAGATCCGGTTTGTTCTGCTGATCCAAATAGGCCGTTACCACGCTTTAACAACTCATTCAAATCAAGTTGCAAGCGACAACACATCGACCTCACCATATTAGGCTTGAGGTCAGAATTTAAAAAATTCTGGAAATAAGGCAGGCCATATTTAGCGGTCATATCAAATAAACGCTTGGCATTTTCACTTTCCCAAGGGAAATCCGGAGTCATGTTATAAGTAGGTATTGGAAAGGTAAATACGCGACCTTTAGCATCGCCTTCCGTCATCACCTCAATATAAGCTTGGTTAATCATATCCATTTCTACTTGCAGATCACCATAAGTAAATGGCATTTCTTCGTCGCCCATCATCGGCACTTGGTCGCGCAGGTCCTCAGGACAAACCCAATCAAAGGTCAGGTTAGTAAAAGGCGTTTGCGTCCCCCAGCGAGAGGGGACATTTAGATTATAAATCAACTCCTGAATACTCTGCTTAACCTCGTTATATCCTAAATCATCCAAACGAATATACGGCGCCAAATACGTATCAAACGAGCTAAATGCTTGAGCACCAGCCCATTCGTTTTGTAGCGTACCCAAAAAGTTAACCATTTGTCCTACCGCACTACTTAAATGCTTTGGCGGGCCCGCCTCAATACGCCCTTCAACCCCATTCAACCCTTCTCTTAATAAAGTTCGCAACGACCAACCCGCACAATAACCTGCCAGCATATCCAGGTCATGGATATGCAAATCCCCTTGACGATGTGCATGACCAACTTCAGGCGCATAAACATGGCTTAACCAGTAATTTGCGATAACCTTGCCTGATACATTCAATATTAACCCGCCCAGAGAATACCCCTGATTGGCATTGGCATTAACACGCCAATCTGCTCTATCTAAATACTCATTGATGGATGATGCAACATCGACCAAGGTCTTTGTATCATCTCTAAGGGTTTTATGTTGTTGGCGATAAGCGATGTAAATTCTAGCTGTCTTAATAAAATTTGAAGCGATTAACGCTTGCTCTACAATATCTTGAATGCGCTCAATACTTGGATTGTTATTGTTCTGGTGATCTAAAACCTGTAGCACCTGCTCGGTTAATAATTCTGCTTGAGCGTCACCCAACTCTTCACTAACCTGGCCCGATCTAACAATGGCTAAATAAATTTTCCTGGCATCAAATAAAGCGCTGCTGCCGTTTCTTTTGATAACGCCCTGTGGCATATTGGTATGCGTTGTGTCCATATTACTCCCCCGATTCATATTAATAAAAAACTATTTTTTAAGATATTAACTACATCTAGTGTTTGAATATTATAAAACAACTACATATAGTGTTATATTGACGCAAATCAATAAACCAAAATTATTTTTATTGTTTGATTTTGGTCAATCAAAATCTAGCCACTTCGTCCTATAATAAAAAACAATCAAACCCATTAAATTGCCTTATGAGCTTTATTCGTCCGCCTATTTTTTTACCTATAGCAACGCTCACGCAAGTCAGCAAAACGATCAATAACAAAATAATCGTCAGCCTGTTTAACCAAATATTTTCACAAGCAATTAAAACAGGAGATTTAGATTTCTTAGAAGGTCGTTGGGTTCTAATTGAGATTCTAGACATGGGGCTAACATTCAATCTAGGGTTTAATAATCAGCGACTGATACAAGCTCAACAAAACCAAGTGTTTGATTTAACTATTAGCGCCCGTAGTTGTGACTTCCTCGACCTTATGAGTAAAAATAAAGATCCAGACACCTTGTTTTTTCAACGAAAAATCAATATGCAAGGTTCAACTGAACTGGGGCTTTATGTAAAAAACTTTCTCGATGCTTTTGATGTTGAGGTACATTGGGCTAGCGCTGGCGTCGACAAAATACTGCAAAACACTTATCCAATACTCAGCAAACTTTTATGCCGTAAATCTTAAGTATCACTCTCGAGCATGAAGCCGAACACCGTCGATGCAATGCACGACTTAATCAAAGAGATACAAAAGACTCTGCCTATGGATAAGATCAAAGCAGACTTCTGTTCTGACACTTGTTCGGGCTGCTCACTCAAACTCATCACCTTTCTATCGACTGAAATTGAACATTGGCAATTTCAGCTCAACCAAGGCATTATTCCCAATTTTTCTGATTTAAATAAATTGGCAAAAATGGCCAAAAAAATTCAAGCAGTATTATTAAAAAATCACCTTATTTAGCTTGATTTTGGTCAATGACATTGGCTGTCGACCCGATTACACTGACATTTTTTTCACAATAAACGCCATGCAGCTTGCCAAACAGACTCTTTCAGTAACTTCTCCTTTTGCCCTAGACAATGAAGATCTTTACCAACGCTGGAGAGATAAAAAATCCTTTGCTTATCCCAATAGAATCTCTGAGCTATTTATCGAGGTTAAAAACCCAAAACAGCTTAGTAAGGGCGAACATGCTGCCATTTTGGCGTTAACTCAAAAAACCAATATGGCGATCTATATTGGCAATACTGGCAACAACCCTTCTGTCGAAATTCCCATCGCGATAGCCAACCAATTTGGCCTCAAACAAATCAACAAAAATTGGCTGGCTGACGATACAGGTCTCACCTCTCTCAAAGTAGCCAATGATGATATTAGAAAAAAATACATTCCTTATACCAACAAACTCATTCATTGGCATACAGATGGCTATTACAACACCCCTGATCAACAAATTCATGCGTTGAACTTACACGTTGTTCAGCAAGCTGCCAGCGGCGGTGAAAATCAGCTGATGGATCATGAAATTGCTTATTTATTATTACGCGAAAAAAATCCTGATTATATTCGTGCATTAATGGCAAACGATGTTATGACCATTCCTGCAGGCACCAATGCAGATGGTAGTGCCAGACCTGATCGCTCCGGACCTGTATTTAGTATCAGTAGTCGGGGAAATTTACACATGCGCTACACGGCAAGAACTAAAAATATACGCTGGTCTAGTACACCCCTTGTTAAAGAGGCGCTTGAATTTCTGCAACAAATTCTCAATCGTCAACACTCGTCCTATGTCTTTAAAGGCTTGCTAGAGCCGGGCATGGGTTTAATCAGTAACAATGTATTACACGATAGGGCGGCCTTTACAGAAGACGCCCAACACCAGCGCCATTACTATCGGGCACGATATTTTGACCGCCTAGCAAACACCGACTTTAAAGGGTAGCTGCTAACCTCTTAAAATTGGTTGTTGCAACTCAACACCACTCATGCCCGGTTTATCAAACCAATAGCCGTCACACTGCTGATATGCACTAAAAGGCTGTAGCAACCCTAATGCCTGATGAATGCTAATATTTTGGGCAATTCTATCCTTAAAAATTTGGATAATTTCTGCCGTATTGGTAAACTGAGGGCTAATTCTTACAACATCTACACCCATATCCTGCATTTGATCCATCTGGGAAATAAGATTAAAAGTATTGGCTGACAACGTCTGGATACCGTTCATCATCAGAAAAGACTGCTGCTCTTGAGTGGTCAATAATAGCCCGTCTTCATGCATCAAACACTTATACTGACAATCATCCTTATCAAGATCATAAGCTCTAGCGGTGAAGCACCGCGCCGAAAATGCCAACGGCATTTGACCAAAAACAAACACCTCAGTTTGCAACTCTGGGCTTATCCCTGCCATCATTTGTTGCAAAGCCTCTTGAGATAACTCAAGCGGAAAGCACCAACGCACAAGGCCTTTTTTTGCCAACAGATTAAGACTTGGTGCATTATATAAATTAACACTGGGCCCCGTCACAAATGGCATATTTTGTTTACTTCTTAAACCAATAGCGGCATAGTCATTCGCCTCTATCAAATAATCTTCTTGCTGGCAAATACGCCCCAGTTGCTTGAGCTCAGAGTCAGCCTCTAATAAAGTGAGTGTTGAAAATACTACCTCTTTACCTGCATCACGCAATTGGTTAGCAATCATCAACCAGTCATTTATTTTAAGTTGTCTACGCTTAGAACAAACCACCTCTCCCAAATAAACAATATCAACCGGGGTTTTGGCAATCGCCTTGTAAAAATCAAAAACTTTTTGTCTGTCCCAATAATAATAAATAGGTCCTAATGAAATCTTCATTGCCAACTCCGGTGATAGGCGCCCAACGTGGTTTGAAAGCCTTCAGATATGTCGCTAAGCGCCTGATTCCATTCAGATTTAGTCTGATAGTTGCCTGTTTCTAGCTGCTGAATTGCCGCCGACCATGTCTGGGCGACAGTTTTAATGTAAGCACTAGATCGCTGCCGACCCTCAATCTTAATGGCTTTAACGCCAATCTCTTGCAGCGTGGGTAGAATCTCCAACGTATTTAAACTAGTTGGCTCTTCAAGTGCATAATAAGTGTTGTTCATAGATTCAAATCGACCTTTACACAAAGTCGGGTAACCTGCAGGCTCGTGCTTTTCATAGGCATCTATCAACACACCGCCCAGTCTGGTTTCTAGCTTAATATCGTTCTCAATATATTCAACATGGGAGGCTGGCGAACAAGCCCCATAAGTATTAGGCGAGCGCCCAGTTGCATAAGAAGAAAGAATGCACCGGCCCTCTACCATGACACACAAAGAGCCAAATCCAAAGACTTCTATGTCTACAGGCGAAGAATCAATAACTTTCTTGACTTGCGCCACAGATAAAACCCGAGGCAGCACAGCACGCTTAATATTAAAATTTTGATAATAAAAATCAAGCGCCTCATAGCTAGTAGCCGAACCCTGTACTGATAAATGTAGGTTTAAATCTGGATATACTCGAGCGGCATATTCCATCAGTCCAATATCGGCCAAAATAATAGCATCCGCCCCTATTCTAGCAGCACGATCAATGGCGTCTATCCAGCGTTGCCAAATATTTGGCTGTGGATAGGTATTAATTGCCACGTATACCTTTTTACCGCGTGCATGAGCATAATCAACCCCCTGTGCAGCACGCTGTTCATTAAAGTTGAGGCCCGCAAAATGACGAGCATTGGTATCATCTGCAAAGCCAATATAAACCGTATCGGCGCCTTGATCAATGGCCACTTTAAGTGCCGGTAAATTACCCGCAGGACAAACTAATTCCATCTAATTTTCTCCTGATTTTGTGCCTTAAGTTCTGCCTCAATAGCATTTAAAACCGCCCACTTTTTATGACACCATGCGGGTGCCAACAATTGTTGCTTATTGGCTGTGCCCGTGAGTCGGTGATACACGATCGACTTTGGCGCCATGCGTATCAATGCCACAACGGCTTTTACATAGTACGCCATTGTCATAGGCTGATACTCGCCTCTGCGCCATTCATTGGCAAGCTGGGTACCTTTAACCACATGTAGTGGATGGAATTTTAGCCCATCAACTCCCAATGCCAACACACGCTCTAGTGTGGTTTTAAAATGACTTTCATCTTCACCAGGCAATCCAAGAATTAGATGCGTACAAACTCGAATGCCTTTGGCTCGGGCTGCCAGCAAAGTTTTTTTATATGCTTCAAACCCATGGCCTCGATTAATGCGCGCCAAGGTTTCATCAAAGGCTGATTGCAGGCCTAGCTCAAGCCAAATGTCATAGCCCTGATTTTGATAATCAACCAATAAATCAATCACTTCATCGGAGACGCAATCAGGTCGAGTGCCAATAGACAAGCCGATCACATCTTGTTCAGATAGTGCTCGACCATACAGATCTCTTAAGGTTTTTAGGTCTGCAAAGGTGTTAGTATAAGCCTGAAAATACGCAATATATTTCTTAGCACCGGTACGCTTAAGCAACACTTCACGGCCATTTTGAATTTGCACTAAGATTGGATCTGGCTGTCGCCCATTCGGGCTAAAGGTTGCATTATTACAAAACGTGCAGCCGCCTATACCGATAGAGCCGTCCCGATTAGGACAACTAAGTCCCGCATCAATAGCCACCTTATGTACACGCTCTTGGTAAGTTCTTAACAAGGATTGCCCTAAAGTGTTTACATAATCAGACAGCAACCTAACCCTCGCAATAACTAAAGCTTGTATTGTAAAAGTGAATGGCATTTGATGGATTGACGTAAATCAACTATCTGACTTTTTATTAGACGAAAAAAAACCACTCAAAAGAGTGGCTTTTTAACTAAAAGCGCGAGAGCTAGCTCAGGCGCTTAACGTGAGTGCTAATTACTTAGCAGCTGTTTCACGTGAGTCTGCAGCAGCGTTACCTTTAGCATCTGCGTAACCTTTAGCGTATGCATCAGCTTGAGCCTTAGCAAAAGCGTCAGCTTGACCTTTAGCGTATGCATCAGCAACACCTTTAGCGTTAGCGTCAGCAACACCAGCAAACTTACCGTCTGTAGTAGCGTTAGATTTGTTAGCAGTCTTATTCTTGTTGTTGTAATGGAAACCCCAATCAGAATCGTTGTTCATGTCATTGCTGTTAGCAAAAGGACCGAAGTTTTGAGCGCCATTGAAAGGACCCATGTTTGAACCACCGTTGAAAGGACCCATGTTCTGGCCGCCAGTAAATGGACCCATGTTAGAACCTGAGTTCATAGGACCGAAGTTAGAACCACCGTCGAAAGGACCCCAGTTTGACATGCCGTTACCGTTAGTCCAACCGTTGTTGTTGTTGTTACCAAAAAAAGCTGAAGCTGAAGTAGCTGCTACTAAAGTAGTAATTGCGATAATTTTTTTCATGTTAATCTCCTAGATTATTATGTAGTTATAACATCTTCATTATTGATGATGTTTAAAGTGCTGAACTCGTGTTCTGCATGGGGAGTATTATATAACATATATATTAGAAGTCAATGATATTCTTATACTTTTTTTAAAAAACCCTATAATTCCTTGATATAACAGGATTTTATTCGATAAAAAAATATTAGAAAAAATGAAAATCACCGCCAAATAAACACTAAAAACCTTCAAAAAACCCAAAAAAAGGGGCTTTTCTTAAAAATTTAGGGTTTTTATCAGGCAAATATGGCCCAATTAATAAAATATAGCAGATTTTGCTAATGCGCCTTTTAGCATTGTATTTTTTGTCAGAAACAAAAAAACCGCTAATAATAGCGGTTTTAATAAAAATTCCTATTGTTATTATCTATTGATCGCTGCCAACTCGCGGCGTCGAAGCAGCGGCAGGCGACAGACCATTGTAAACACCATTCGTTAAGCGGGAACCATCACCATAACGATTCAGTTGCTCTCTAACTGCCTTTTCAATATCTTCAGACTGCGTTTGTATACGCTGATAACCCTCATTAAAGTTGACCGGCATCTCATTCACAAAAAATGTTTTACTGCCCGA contains:
- the rpe gene encoding ribulose-phosphate 3-epimerase, whose translation is MKQENFIAPSILAADFARLGEEVDNVLRDGADIVHFDVMDNHYVPNLTIGPLVCEALRNHGVTAPIDVHLMVKPVDRLIPDFVAAGASYITFHPEASEHIDRTLGMIQESGCKAGLVFNPATPLHVLENVMDKLDMILLMSVNPGFGGQSFIPHTLEKCRQVRKLIDASGKDIRLEIDGGVKVDNIREVAEAGADTFVAGSAIFNTDDYKVTIDAMRAELAKAK
- the tsf gene encoding translation elongation factor Ts, which translates into the protein MAITAALVKDLRERTGAGMMDCKKALNETNGDMEAAIDLMRTSGAAKAAKKSGRVAAEGLVKVNISDDKKTATILEVNSETDFVTKGDDFIGFVDTLGALALKTTPANIEEFMTQTLENGDSLEKSREDIVAKVGENVSIRRVETITVDSGVIGAYKHGERIAVLSVLEGGDEALAKDVAMHVAATRPECVSEDQLDPELLEREKAIFVEQARESGKPDNIIEKMIGGRMKKFVNEVTLYGQAFVKDPDTTVGALAKANNAKVISFVRYEVGEGIEKKEENFADEVAAQMKG
- a CDS encoding anaerobic ribonucleoside-triphosphate reductase activating protein, whose amino-acid sequence is MAIHVGGFEPLTTIDYPDNLSCVVFTQGCPWRCGYCHNHDLIAANKPTAFDWDDILKFIKARQGLLDAVVFSGGEPCLQSDLLQAITQVKELGFKVGLHTGGAYPQRLRRCLPLVDWVGFDIKHLPLHYDLVTQTPHSAQRAWQSLELLLESGVDQQLRITRHPSLMSDEELAQLQRLIRRQYHQELIVQACNTSQCLDEKLRLI
- the nrdD gene encoding anaerobic ribonucleoside-triphosphate reductase, with translation MLLTNSERQVCEVWTRVMGYHRPVTSFNPGKQSEHAERVNFKESADR
- a CDS encoding ribonucleoside triphosphate reductase, encoding MDTTHTNMPQGVIKRNGSSALFDARKIYLAIVRSGQVSEELGDAQAELLTEQVLQVLDHQNNNNPSIERIQDIVEQALIASNFIKTARIYIAYRQQHKTLRDDTKTLVDVASSINEYLDRADWRVNANANQGYSLGGLILNVSGKVIANYWLSHVYAPEVGHAHRQGDLHIHDLDMLAGYCAGWSLRTLLREGLNGVEGRIEAGPPKHLSSAVGQMVNFLGTLQNEWAGAQAFSSFDTYLAPYIRLDDLGYNEVKQSIQELIYNLNVPSRWGTQTPFTNLTFDWVCPEDLRDQVPMMGDEEMPFTYGDLQVEMDMINQAYIEVMTEGDAKGRVFTFPIPTYNMTPDFPWESENAKRLFDMTAKYGLPYFQNFLNSDLKPNMVRSMCCRLQLDLNELLKRGNGLFGSAEQTGSLGVVTINCARLGYLYKNNTKGLYEQLDKLLLMAKDSLEVKRKVVQKLMDNGLFPYTKRYLGTLRNHFSTIGVNGINEMIRNFSNDQEDITSAGGYPMAVEFLDHIRMRMVEFQEQTGHMFNLEATPAEGTTYRFAKEDQKRYPDILQAGEADKPYYTNSSQLPVGYTSDPFEALEKQDELQGKYTGGTVLHLYMGERISSGEACMKMVKRSLMNFRLPYITITPTFSICPKHGYLSGEHEYCPKCDETLLANKKLKNQGENHERARSVVNQ
- the ubiT gene encoding ubiquinone anaerobic biosynthesis accessory factor UbiT, whose protein sequence is MSFIRPPIFLPIATLTQVSKTINNKIIVSLFNQIFSQAIKTGDLDFLEGRWVLIEILDMGLTFNLGFNNQRLIQAQQNQVFDLTISARSCDFLDLMSKNKDPDTLFFQRKINMQGSTELGLYVKNFLDAFDVEVHWASAGVDKILQNTYPILSKLLCRKS
- a CDS encoding TauD/TfdA family dioxygenase, yielding MQLAKQTLSVTSPFALDNEDLYQRWRDKKSFAYPNRISELFIEVKNPKQLSKGEHAAILALTQKTNMAIYIGNTGNNPSVEIPIAIANQFGLKQINKNWLADDTGLTSLKVANDDIRKKYIPYTNKLIHWHTDGYYNTPDQQIHALNLHVVQQAASGGENQLMDHEIAYLLLREKNPDYIRALMANDVMTIPAGTNADGSARPDRSGPVFSISSRGNLHMRYTARTKNIRWSSTPLVKEALEFLQQILNRQHSSYVFKGLLEPGMGLISNNVLHDRAAFTEDAQHQRHYYRARYFDRLANTDFKG
- a CDS encoding U32 family peptidase, whose translation is MKISLGPIYYYWDRQKVFDFYKAIAKTPVDIVYLGEVVCSKRRQLKINDWLMIANQLRDAGKEVVFSTLTLLEADSELKQLGRICQQEDYLIEANDYAAIGLRSKQNMPFVTGPSVNLYNAPSLNLLAKKGLVRWCFPLELSQEALQQMMAGISPELQTEVFVFGQMPLAFSARCFTARAYDLDKDDCQYKCLMHEDGLLLTTQEQQSFLMMNGIQTLSANTFNLISQMDQMQDMGVDVVRISPQFTNTAEIIQIFKDRIAQNISIHQALGLLQPFSAYQQCDGYWFDKPGMSGVELQQPILRG
- the ubiU gene encoding ubiquinone anaerobic biosynthesis protein UbiU, translated to MELVCPAGNLPALKVAIDQGADTVYIGFADDTNARHFAGLNFNEQRAAQGVDYAHARGKKVYVAINTYPQPNIWQRWIDAIDRAARIGADAIILADIGLMEYAARVYPDLNLHLSVQGSATSYEALDFYYQNFNIKRAVLPRVLSVAQVKKVIDSSPVDIEVFGFGSLCVMVEGRCILSSYATGRSPNTYGACSPASHVEYIENDIKLETRLGGVLIDAYEKHEPAGYPTLCKGRFESMNNTYYALEEPTSLNTLEILPTLQEIGVKAIKIEGRQRSSAYIKTVAQTWSAAIQQLETGNYQTKSEWNQALSDISEGFQTTLGAYHRSWQ
- a CDS encoding TIGR01212 family radical SAM protein (This family includes YhcC from E. coli K-12, an uncharacterized radical SAM protein.) codes for the protein MPFTFTIQALVIARVRLLSDYVNTLGQSLLRTYQERVHKVAIDAGLSCPNRDGSIGIGGCTFCNNATFSPNGRQPDPILVQIQNGREVLLKRTGAKKYIAYFQAYTNTFADLKTLRDLYGRALSEQDVIGLSIGTRPDCVSDEVIDLLVDYQNQGYDIWLELGLQSAFDETLARINRGHGFEAYKKTLLAARAKGIRVCTHLILGLPGEDESHFKTTLERVLALGVDGLKFHPLHVVKGTQLANEWRRGEYQPMTMAYYVKAVVALIRMAPKSIVYHRLTGTANKQQLLAPAWCHKKWAVLNAIEAELKAQNQEKIRWN